A single genomic interval of Streptomyces sp. BA2 harbors:
- a CDS encoding inositol monophosphatase family protein: MTDLKAELLTVALEAAHRAGAFLRDGRPDDLGVAATKTSAVDVVTEMDIASEKLITDFLAERRPDDGVLGEEGASAEGSSGVQWVIDPIDGTVNYLYGRPDWSVSIAARKDGETLVGVVHAPMRGETYRAVLGEGAFVNDKQAHTRPAPPFEQALVGTGFGYVTERRVRQAEVARQLIPLVRDIRRGGSAAIDLCDVALGRLDAYYERGLNPWDFAAGDLVAREAGALTGGRPGEAPTGELTIAAPPGLFEDLQGRLEELGAWHD; the protein is encoded by the coding sequence GTGACCGACCTCAAGGCAGAACTCCTCACCGTCGCCTTGGAGGCCGCGCACCGCGCCGGAGCCTTCCTGCGCGACGGGCGCCCGGACGACCTGGGCGTGGCCGCCACCAAGACCAGTGCGGTCGACGTCGTCACCGAGATGGACATCGCCTCCGAGAAGCTGATCACCGACTTCCTCGCCGAGCGCAGGCCGGACGACGGCGTGCTCGGCGAGGAGGGCGCGAGCGCCGAGGGCAGCAGCGGCGTCCAGTGGGTGATCGACCCGATCGACGGCACCGTCAACTACCTGTACGGCCGCCCGGACTGGTCCGTGTCCATCGCGGCCCGCAAGGACGGCGAGACGCTGGTCGGCGTGGTGCACGCCCCGATGCGCGGCGAGACCTACCGAGCCGTCCTCGGAGAGGGCGCTTTCGTCAACGACAAGCAGGCGCACACCCGCCCCGCGCCCCCCTTCGAACAAGCCCTCGTCGGCACCGGTTTCGGGTACGTCACCGAGCGCCGCGTCCGCCAGGCCGAGGTGGCCCGGCAGCTGATCCCGCTGGTCAGGGACATCCGGCGCGGCGGCTCGGCGGCGATCGACCTGTGCGACGTCGCGCTCGGCCGCCTGGACGCGTACTACGAGCGCGGCCTCAACCCGTGGGACTTCGCGGCCGGCGACCTCGTCGCGCGGGAGGCGGGCGCGCTGACCGGTGGACGCCCTGGAGAGGCTCCCACCGGGGAGCTGACCATCGCGGCCCCGCCCGGCCTCTTCGAGGACCTGCAGGGCCGCCTGGAGGAGCTCGGCGCCTGGCACGACTGA
- a CDS encoding hotdog domain-containing protein, protein MSGTSAALTPPADAIAPVRHPDAPAPGELIGAHYEHCFGCGEGQAHGLHLAAYAGEGVGVTAEFTVREAHQGAPGLAHGGVLATALDETLGSLNWLLRVIAVTGRLETDFALPVPLGTVLFLEAEVTAVAGRKIYSRATGRIGGPDGPVAVRAKALFIEVKVDHFVENGRPEEIRAAMDDPDQLRRARAFEVNP, encoded by the coding sequence GTGAGTGGTACTTCAGCAGCTCTGACGCCCCCGGCCGACGCGATAGCGCCCGTCCGCCACCCCGACGCGCCCGCCCCCGGCGAGCTCATCGGAGCCCATTACGAGCACTGTTTCGGCTGCGGCGAAGGGCAGGCCCACGGGCTGCACCTCGCGGCGTACGCCGGCGAAGGCGTGGGCGTCACCGCCGAGTTCACCGTCCGGGAGGCCCATCAGGGCGCTCCGGGCCTCGCCCACGGCGGGGTGCTCGCCACGGCGCTCGACGAGACGCTCGGCTCGCTGAACTGGCTGCTGCGGGTGATCGCCGTGACCGGACGGCTCGAGACCGACTTCGCGCTGCCCGTGCCGCTGGGCACCGTGCTCTTCCTCGAGGCCGAGGTGACCGCCGTCGCAGGGCGGAAGATCTACTCCCGGGCCACCGGGCGGATCGGCGGCCCCGACGGGCCCGTCGCCGTCCGCGCCAAGGCCCTCTTCATCGAGGTCAAGGTCGACCACTTCGTCGAGAACGGCCGCCCGGAGGAGATCCGGGCCGCCATGGACGACCCGGACCAGCTCCGCCGCGCACGTGCCTTCGAGGTGAACCCGTGA
- a CDS encoding MFS transporter, producing the protein MPSPYRAIFAAPGTKGFSTAGFLGRMPLSMMGIGIVTMVSQLTGRYGLAGALSATVALSAAAIGPQISRLVDRYGQRRVLRPATLASLAAVAGLLLCAKYELPDWTLFAFAALVGCVPSVGSMIRARWAVLYRDTPQLHTAYSFESVVDEICFIFGPIISIGLSTVWFPEAGPLLAGVFLAVGVFWLTAQRATEPVPHGREHHTKGSALRSGGLQVLVATFVATGAIFGSIDVVTVAYAEDHGHKSVASLVLAVYALGSCLAGAAFGLMHFKGAPAPRWLLGVCAMAVSMIPLQLAGNLPFLAVALFIAGLSIAPTMITTMALIEQHVPRAKLTEGMTWVSTGLAVGVALGSSAAGWVIDAAGSDAGYAVPGLSGAVAVAVGFLGYRRLKKPVPQRGGTHEHGNGHGQREEHSGVA; encoded by the coding sequence GTGCCTAGCCCCTACCGCGCCATCTTCGCCGCCCCCGGCACCAAGGGGTTCTCGACGGCCGGCTTCCTCGGCCGGATGCCGCTGTCGATGATGGGCATCGGCATCGTGACGATGGTGTCCCAGCTCACCGGGCGGTACGGACTCGCGGGCGCGCTCTCCGCGACCGTCGCGCTCTCCGCCGCCGCGATCGGCCCGCAGATCTCCCGGCTCGTCGACCGGTACGGCCAGCGCCGCGTGCTGCGGCCCGCGACCCTGGCGTCCCTGGCCGCGGTCGCCGGGCTCCTGCTCTGCGCCAAGTACGAACTCCCGGACTGGACGCTCTTCGCCTTCGCCGCCCTCGTCGGCTGCGTGCCGAGCGTGGGCTCGATGATCAGGGCGCGCTGGGCGGTGCTCTACCGGGACACTCCGCAGCTGCACACCGCGTACTCCTTCGAGTCCGTGGTGGACGAGATCTGCTTCATCTTCGGGCCGATCATCTCGATCGGGCTCTCCACGGTGTGGTTCCCGGAGGCAGGGCCGCTCCTGGCCGGGGTCTTCCTCGCCGTGGGTGTCTTCTGGCTGACGGCGCAGCGGGCCACCGAGCCCGTGCCGCACGGCCGTGAGCACCACACCAAGGGCTCGGCGCTGCGCTCCGGAGGGCTGCAGGTCCTGGTCGCGACCTTCGTGGCGACGGGTGCGATCTTCGGGTCCATCGACGTGGTGACCGTCGCGTACGCCGAGGACCACGGTCACAAGTCGGTGGCCAGCCTCGTGCTCGCCGTCTACGCGCTCGGCTCCTGCCTGGCGGGAGCCGCCTTCGGGCTCATGCACTTCAAGGGCGCTCCCGCACCGAGATGGCTGCTGGGTGTGTGTGCGATGGCCGTGAGTATGATCCCGCTTCAACTAGCCGGGAACCTTCCGTTTCTGGCCGTGGCGTTGTTCATCGCGGGCCTTTCCATAGCGCCGACCATGATCACGACGATGGCCCTCATCGAACAGCACGTACCACGCGCGAAGCTGACCGAGGGCATGACCTGGGTGAGCACCGGACTCGCGGTCGGCGTCGCGCTCGGCTCCTCAGCGGCCGGCTGGGTCATCGACGCGGCCGGATCGGACGCCGGGTACGCGGTCCCCGGTCTTTCCGGGGCCGTCGCGGTGGCGGTCGGGTTCCTGGGGTATCGCCGGCTGAAGAAGCCGGTTCCGCAACGGGGAGGGACCCATGAGCACGGCAACGGGCACGGGCAGCGGGAAGAGCACAGCGGCGTGGCGTAA
- a CDS encoding ferrochelatase, whose amino-acid sequence MSDALDASPYDALLLLSFGGPEGPDDVVPFLENVTRGRGIPKERLKEVGQHYFLFGGVSPINDQNRALLDALRKDFAEHGLDLPVYWGNRNWAPYLTDTLRELVQDGHRRVLVLATSAYASYSGCRQYRENLADSLAVLASEGLEVPRVDKLRHYFNHPGFVRPMIDGVLKSLADLPGDVRDGAHLAFTTHSIPTAAADTSGRVEDHGDGGAYVAEHLDVARLIAEAVREETGVEHPWELVYQSRSGAPHIPWLEPDICDHLQERHAAGAPAVVMAPIGFVSDHMEVLYDLDTEAEAKAAELGLPVRRSATVGADPRFAAAVRELVLERAATESGQSVAPCALGALGASHDLCPVGCCPARAPKPAAAGADSPYA is encoded by the coding sequence ATGTCCGATGCGCTCGATGCCTCTCCCTATGACGCCCTGCTGCTGCTCTCGTTCGGCGGCCCCGAAGGCCCCGACGACGTGGTCCCGTTCCTGGAGAACGTGACGCGGGGCCGTGGCATCCCCAAGGAGCGGCTCAAGGAGGTGGGGCAGCACTACTTCCTGTTCGGCGGGGTCAGCCCGATCAACGACCAGAACCGCGCCCTCCTGGACGCCCTGCGCAAGGACTTCGCCGAGCACGGCCTTGACCTGCCGGTCTACTGGGGCAATCGCAACTGGGCGCCCTATCTGACCGACACCCTGCGCGAGCTCGTCCAGGACGGCCACCGCCGCGTGCTCGTCCTGGCGACCAGCGCGTACGCCTCGTACTCGGGCTGCCGCCAGTACAGGGAAAACCTCGCCGACTCCCTCGCCGTGCTCGCCTCCGAGGGCCTCGAAGTGCCGCGCGTCGACAAGCTCCGGCACTACTTCAACCACCCGGGCTTCGTCCGCCCCATGATCGACGGGGTCCTGAAGTCCCTGGCCGACCTCCCCGGTGACGTACGCGACGGGGCGCACCTGGCCTTCACGACGCACTCCATCCCGACCGCCGCCGCCGACACGTCGGGGCGCGTGGAGGACCACGGGGACGGCGGCGCGTACGTCGCGGAGCACCTGGACGTGGCCCGGCTCATCGCCGAAGCCGTGCGCGAGGAGACCGGCGTCGAGCACCCCTGGGAGCTCGTCTACCAGTCGCGCAGCGGCGCCCCGCACATCCCGTGGCTGGAGCCGGACATCTGCGATCACCTTCAGGAGCGGCACGCCGCGGGCGCACCCGCGGTGGTGATGGCCCCCATCGGTTTCGTGTCGGACCACATGGAAGTGCTGTACGACCTCGACACCGAGGCCGAGGCCAAGGCCGCGGAGCTGGGCCTCCCGGTCCGCCGCTCGGCCACGGTCGGCGCCGACCCGCGGTTCGCCGCCGCGGTGCGGGAGCTCGTCCTGGAGCGCGCCGCCACGGAGAGCGGGCAGAGCGTCGCGCCCTGCGCCCTGGGCGCGCTCGGCGCGAGCCACGACCTGTGCCCGGTGGGCTGCTGCCCGGCGCGCGCCCCGAAGCCCGCGGCCGCGGGCGCCGACAGCCCGTACGCGTAA
- a CDS encoding response regulator transcription factor, giving the protein MRVLVVEDEQLLADAVATGLRREAMAVDVVYDGAAALERIGVNDYDVVVLDRDLPLVHGDDVCRKIVELGMPTRVLMLTASGDVSDRVEGLEIGADDYLPKPFAFSELTARVRALGRRTSVPLPPVLERAGIKLDPNRREIFRDGKEIQLAPKEFAVLEVLLRSEGAVVSAEQLLEKAWDENTDPFTNVVRVTVMTLRRKLGEPAVIVTVPGSGYRI; this is encoded by the coding sequence GTGCGCGTACTCGTCGTCGAGGACGAGCAGCTGCTCGCCGATGCGGTGGCCACCGGACTGCGCCGGGAGGCCATGGCCGTCGACGTCGTGTACGACGGAGCGGCCGCCCTGGAACGCATCGGGGTCAATGACTACGACGTCGTGGTGCTCGACCGGGACCTCCCGCTCGTGCACGGCGACGACGTCTGCCGCAAGATCGTCGAGCTCGGCATGCCGACCCGCGTCCTGATGCTCACCGCGTCGGGCGACGTCAGCGACCGCGTCGAGGGCCTGGAGATCGGCGCCGACGACTATCTCCCCAAGCCCTTCGCGTTCAGCGAGCTCACGGCACGCGTGCGTGCCCTCGGCCGGCGTACGAGCGTCCCGCTCCCGCCCGTCCTGGAGCGCGCCGGGATCAAGCTCGACCCGAACCGCCGCGAGATCTTCCGCGACGGCAAGGAGATCCAGCTCGCGCCCAAGGAGTTCGCGGTCCTCGAAGTGCTGCTGCGCAGCGAGGGCGCCGTCGTCTCCGCCGAGCAGCTGCTTGAGAAGGCCTGGGACGAGAACACCGACCCGTTCACGAACGTGGTCCGGGTGACCGTCATGACCCTGCGGCGAAAGCTCGGCGAGCCCGCCGTCATCGTGACGGTGCCCGGCTCCGGCTACCGGATCTGA
- a CDS encoding DUF3093 domain-containing protein has product MQPYEERLTAPRSWWLVSLLVGVAMALIMLPFGTLPLLGGLVAGTAVAAVVTSSYGSPRIRVVAGSLVAGDAKIPVSALGEPVVLDAEEARAWRGPKADPRAFMLLRAYIPTALRVEITDPQDPTPYVYVSTRHPEALAAALTAVRAS; this is encoded by the coding sequence ATGCAGCCTTACGAAGAACGCCTGACGGCGCCCCGTTCCTGGTGGCTTGTCTCGCTCCTGGTCGGTGTCGCGATGGCGCTGATCATGCTCCCCTTCGGCACCCTGCCGCTGCTCGGCGGCCTGGTCGCCGGGACGGCGGTCGCCGCGGTCGTCACCAGTTCGTACGGCTCCCCCCGGATCCGCGTGGTGGCGGGCTCGCTCGTCGCGGGTGACGCGAAGATCCCGGTCTCCGCCCTGGGCGAGCCGGTGGTACTCGACGCGGAAGAGGCGCGCGCCTGGCGCGGCCCGAAGGCCGACCCGCGCGCCTTCATGCTGCTGCGCGCCTACATCCCGACGGCGCTGCGCGTCGAGATCACGGACCCGCAGGACCCGACTCCGTACGTGTACGTGTCGACGCGGCACCCCGAGGCGCTCGCGGCGGCACTGACGGCGGTACGGGCTTCTTAG
- a CDS encoding D-arabinono-1,4-lactone oxidase → MSTATGTGSGKSTAAWRNWAGNVTARPAREVTPASVDELSAALRQAKDEGLRAKPVGTGHSFTAAAATDGLLIRPELLTGIRKIDREAGTVTVEAGTPLKRLNAALAREGLSLTNMGDIMEQTVSGATSTGTHGTGRDSASISAQITALELVTADGTVLTCSEKENPEVFAAARIGLGALGVISAITFAVEPVFFLTAREEPMTFDKVTSEFDALYAENEHFEFYWFPHTGNCTTKRNNRSAGPAAPPGKVSAFVEDEILSNGLFQVVNTIGRAVPATIPGIAKISSKALSARTYTDIPYKVFTSPRRVRFMEMEYAVPRAALVETLRELKTMVERSNLRISFPVEVRTAPADDITLSTASGRESAYVAVHMYRGTPYQAYFTAAERIFTAHEGRPHWGKIHTRDADYFARAYPRFAEFTALRDRLDPDRMFGNDYLRRVLGA, encoded by the coding sequence ATGAGCACGGCAACGGGCACGGGCAGCGGGAAGAGCACAGCGGCGTGGCGTAACTGGGCGGGCAACGTCACCGCGCGCCCGGCCAGGGAGGTCACCCCCGCGTCGGTCGACGAGCTCTCCGCCGCGCTGCGTCAGGCCAAGGACGAAGGCCTCAGGGCGAAACCGGTCGGCACCGGCCACTCCTTCACGGCGGCCGCGGCGACCGACGGCCTCCTGATACGCCCCGAACTCCTCACCGGTATCCGGAAGATCGACCGCGAGGCCGGCACCGTCACGGTGGAAGCGGGCACGCCGCTGAAGCGCCTGAACGCGGCGCTCGCCCGCGAAGGCCTGTCGCTCACGAACATGGGCGACATCATGGAGCAGACGGTCTCCGGCGCGACCAGCACCGGGACGCACGGCACCGGCCGCGACTCGGCCTCGATATCCGCACAGATCACGGCACTTGAGCTGGTCACCGCGGACGGCACGGTCCTCACCTGCTCCGAGAAGGAGAATCCCGAGGTCTTCGCGGCGGCCCGGATCGGCCTCGGCGCACTCGGCGTGATCAGCGCGATCACTTTCGCCGTGGAGCCCGTCTTCTTCCTCACCGCCCGTGAGGAGCCGATGACCTTCGACAAGGTCACGAGCGAGTTCGACGCGCTCTACGCGGAGAACGAGCACTTCGAGTTCTACTGGTTCCCGCACACCGGCAACTGCACCACCAAGCGCAACAACCGCAGCGCGGGCCCCGCCGCCCCGCCCGGCAAGGTCAGCGCCTTCGTAGAGGACGAAATTCTCTCCAACGGCCTCTTCCAGGTGGTCAACACGATCGGCAGGGCCGTCCCCGCGACCATCCCCGGCATCGCCAAGATCTCCAGCAAGGCGCTCTCCGCCCGCACCTACACGGACATCCCCTACAAGGTCTTCACAAGCCCGCGCCGCGTGCGCTTCATGGAGATGGAGTACGCCGTCCCGCGGGCCGCCCTCGTCGAGACGCTGCGCGAGCTGAAGACGATGGTGGAGCGCTCGAACCTGCGGATCAGCTTCCCCGTGGAGGTCCGCACGGCCCCCGCGGACGACATCACGCTCTCCACGGCCTCGGGCCGGGAGAGCGCGTACGTCGCCGTCCACATGTACCGGGGCACGCCCTACCAGGCGTACTTCACCGCCGCCGAGCGGATCTTCACCGCGCACGAGGGCCGGCCCCACTGGGGCAAGATCCACACCCGCGACGCCGACTACTTCGCGCGGGCCTATCCGCGCTTCGCCGAGTTCACGGCCCTGCGCGACCGCCTGGACCCGGACCGCATGTTCGGCAACGACTACCTGCGCCGCGTCCTGGGCGCCTGA
- the dut gene encoding dUTP diphosphatase, with translation MTPVSRPELDVLIRRVDSDVPLPSYAQPGDAGADLRTTEACELAPGERAVLPTGVSIALPEGYAAFVHPRSGLAARCGVALVNAPGTVDAGYRGEIKVIVVNLDPRERVRFERFDRIAQLVVQQVEKVRFREVAELPDSARAEGGFGSTGGHAAVGAGSGEKTGGNRYASVVSDREGQ, from the coding sequence GTGACCCCTGTATCCCGACCGGAGCTCGACGTACTGATCCGTCGCGTCGACTCCGACGTGCCGCTGCCGTCGTACGCGCAGCCCGGTGACGCCGGAGCGGATCTGCGGACCACCGAAGCGTGCGAACTCGCCCCTGGCGAGCGGGCGGTACTGCCCACCGGGGTGTCTATCGCGCTGCCGGAGGGGTACGCGGCCTTCGTGCACCCGCGTTCCGGGCTCGCCGCCCGCTGCGGTGTCGCCCTGGTGAATGCCCCAGGGACGGTGGATGCCGGGTACCGTGGAGAGATCAAGGTGATCGTGGTGAATCTCGACCCGCGCGAACGCGTGCGGTTCGAGCGCTTCGACCGGATTGCCCAACTGGTCGTCCAGCAGGTCGAGAAGGTGCGCTTCCGGGAGGTGGCGGAGCTTCCCGACTCGGCGCGGGCCGAGGGGGGCTTCGGGTCCACCGGCGGTCATGCCGCCGTGGGCGCCGGCTCGGGTGAAAAAACGGGTGGGAATCGATACGCATCGGTCGTATCTGACCGGGAAGGACAGTGA
- a CDS encoding DUF3710 domain-containing protein, translated as MFGRRKKDSAAEDAAGEAEQVVEDADRADSDDTAAASSRVRLEPEPRPDGPWDVSEVREPGEGRVDLGGLFVPGVEGMELRVEVAGDAIVAATVVLQDSAIQLQGFAAPKKQGIWGEVREEIASGITQQGGVIDEVEGPLGWELRAQVPVQLPDGTGGVQVVRFIGVDGPRWFLRGVISGQGAVQPQAAGLLEQIFRDTVIVRGEGPMAPRDPIVLKLPDDAQMVAEGGVQQEQQEGSRFSGGMGQLQRGPEITEVR; from the coding sequence GTGTTCGGACGTCGCAAGAAGGACAGTGCCGCCGAGGACGCGGCGGGCGAGGCCGAGCAGGTCGTCGAGGACGCTGACCGTGCTGACAGTGATGACACGGCCGCGGCGTCGTCGCGCGTGAGGCTCGAGCCCGAGCCCCGCCCCGACGGTCCCTGGGACGTCTCGGAGGTCCGGGAGCCCGGCGAGGGCCGCGTGGACCTGGGCGGCCTCTTCGTACCGGGTGTCGAGGGCATGGAGCTGCGCGTGGAGGTCGCCGGTGACGCGATCGTCGCCGCGACCGTCGTGCTCCAGGACAGCGCCATCCAGCTGCAGGGCTTCGCCGCCCCGAAGAAGCAGGGCATCTGGGGCGAGGTCCGCGAGGAGATCGCATCCGGCATCACCCAGCAGGGCGGTGTCATCGACGAGGTCGAGGGCCCCCTCGGCTGGGAGCTGCGCGCGCAGGTGCCGGTGCAGCTGCCGGACGGCACGGGCGGGGTGCAGGTCGTGCGCTTCATCGGCGTGGACGGTCCGCGGTGGTTCCTGCGCGGGGTCATCTCCGGCCAGGGCGCGGTGCAGCCGCAGGCCGCGGGTCTCCTGGAGCAGATCTTCCGGGACACCGTCATCGTGCGCGGCGAAGGACCGATGGCGCCTCGCGACCCGATCGTCCTGAAGCTGCCGGACGACGCCCAGATGGTCGCCGAGGGCGGTGTCCAGCAGGAGCAGCAGGAGGGCTCGCGCTTCTCCGGCGGCATGGGCCAGCTCCAGCGGGGCCCTGAGATCACCGAGGTGCGCTAG
- a CDS encoding DUF4193 domain-containing protein gives MATDYDTPRKTDDDVNEDSIEELKARRNDKSTSAVDVDEFEAAEGLELPGADLSNEELAVRVLPKQQDEFTCMSCFLVHHRSQLAREKNGQPICRDCD, from the coding sequence ATGGCAACGGACTACGACACCCCACGCAAGACCGACGATGACGTCAACGAGGACAGCATCGAGGAACTCAAGGCGCGGCGGAACGACAAGTCGACGTCGGCAGTGGACGTCGACGAGTTCGAGGCCGCAGAGGGCCTCGAACTGCCCGGCGCGGATCTGTCGAACGAGGAGCTCGCCGTTCGGGTGCTCCCGAAGCAGCAGGACGAGTTCACCTGCATGAGCTGCTTCCTGGTGCACCACCGCAGCCAGCTGGCCAGGGAGAAGAACGGCCAGCCGATCTGCCGCGACTGCGACTAG
- the kdpF gene encoding K(+)-transporting ATPase subunit F — protein sequence MTAENIVGLVVAVALLGYLVLALVFPERF from the coding sequence GTGACTGCCGAGAACATCGTCGGTCTCGTCGTGGCCGTCGCCCTGCTGGGCTATCTCGTCCTCGCTCTCGTGTTCCCGGAGAGGTTCTGA
- a CDS encoding ATP-binding protein → MAATPAPPAAPPKPTWDPRKAEPPFPWLRPTIRIRLTLLYGGMFLIAGILLLSIIYLLAAQALNVGSDLPFKIVSGQVASDTCNFPSQPSAGELNNAMNACVNEQRQHALDNLLSRSLLALLGLAVIAFAFGYAMAGRVLSPLGRITRTARRVAGTDLSRRIELDGPDDELKELSDTFDEMLDRLERAFTAQQRFVGNASHELRTPLAINRTLLEVHLSDPGAPPELHQLGKTLLATNERSEQLVEGLLLLARSDNQIVERKPVDLAEVADRAVDQVRTEAEAKGVEIRGERGPAVVQGNGVLLERIALNLVQNAVRYNVPDEGWVEVTTEAQHGQAVLVVSNTGPVVPAYEIDNLFEPFRRLRTERTGSDKGVGLGLSIARSVARAHGGRIIAEPREGGGLVMRVTLPL, encoded by the coding sequence GTGGCCGCGACCCCGGCGCCACCCGCCGCGCCCCCGAAACCCACCTGGGACCCCAGGAAGGCAGAACCGCCCTTCCCGTGGCTGCGCCCCACGATCCGCATACGGCTCACGTTGCTGTACGGCGGCATGTTCCTGATTGCGGGCATCCTGCTGCTCTCGATCATCTATCTGCTCGCCGCGCAGGCTCTGAACGTCGGCAGCGACCTGCCGTTCAAGATCGTCTCCGGCCAGGTGGCCAGCGACACCTGCAACTTCCCGAGCCAGCCGTCGGCGGGCGAGCTCAACAACGCCATGAACGCCTGCGTCAACGAACAGCGCCAGCACGCCCTGGACAACCTCCTGAGCCGCTCACTGCTGGCCCTGCTCGGGCTCGCGGTGATCGCCTTCGCGTTCGGTTACGCGATGGCGGGCCGCGTCCTTTCGCCGCTGGGCCGCATCACGCGCACCGCGCGCAGGGTGGCCGGCACGGACCTGTCACGGCGTATCGAACTGGACGGTCCCGACGACGAGTTGAAGGAGCTCTCGGACACCTTCGACGAGATGCTCGACCGCCTGGAGCGGGCCTTCACCGCCCAGCAGCGGTTCGTCGGCAACGCCTCGCACGAACTGCGCACGCCCCTCGCGATCAACCGCACGCTCCTCGAGGTGCACCTCTCCGACCCCGGCGCGCCCCCCGAGCTCCACCAGCTCGGCAAGACGCTCCTCGCCACGAACGAGCGCAGTGAGCAGCTCGTGGAGGGCCTGCTGCTGCTCGCCCGCAGCGACAACCAGATCGTGGAGCGCAAGCCGGTCGACCTCGCCGAGGTCGCCGACCGTGCCGTCGACCAGGTGCGGACCGAGGCCGAGGCCAAGGGCGTGGAGATCCGCGGGGAGCGGGGCCCGGCCGTCGTCCAGGGCAACGGCGTACTCCTGGAGCGGATCGCCCTGAACCTCGTCCAGAACGCCGTCAGGTACAACGTGCCGGACGAGGGCTGGGTCGAGGTCACCACGGAGGCCCAGCACGGCCAGGCGGTCCTCGTGGTGTCGAACACGGGTCCCGTGGTGCCCGCGTACGAGATCGACAACCTCTTCGAGCCGTTCCGGCGGCTCAGGACCGAGCGCACGGGCAGCGACAAGGGCGTGGGACTCGGCCTGTCGATCGCCCGGTCGGTGGCGCGGGCCCACGGGGGCCGTATCATCGCGGAGCCGCGCGAGGGGGGAGGGCTCGTGATGCGAGTCACCCTTCCTCTCTGA